The Lactobacillus sp. CBA3605 genome contains a region encoding:
- a CDS encoding alpha/beta hydrolase: MPKKVKWGLIICGVFLLSIIGLGLATQLHTDKTSHVITDQRRPLIMVGGSNSTKTDFKSLTMALNAQHPHPTIMVTVDRQQHISATATRVENTKIDDTLIVIYFENSTDTNANIIVQTQGLVKAMRYLADHYHVKTANALGYSNGGLILSRYVAGTTASQAVPLHDLMLLGTPFLGTNARQPDRTLFTPLLTHKKRFKTLHAVINIAGDTGNGNDQVVPLSSVTAGGQLFMNEAKRYTAMTVTKKEISHTNLIQDHYLARLVRQNILNQ; this comes from the coding sequence ATGCCCAAAAAAGTTAAATGGGGTTTAATTATTTGTGGTGTTTTTCTATTATCCATTATTGGGCTTGGACTGGCTACACAGTTGCATACTGATAAGACCAGTCACGTTATCACCGATCAGCGCCGGCCCTTAATCATGGTGGGTGGCAGCAACAGTACCAAGACTGACTTTAAGTCATTAACCATGGCCCTCAACGCCCAACATCCGCACCCAACCATTATGGTGACGGTTGATCGGCAACAGCACATTTCAGCGACGGCAACGCGCGTTGAAAATACCAAAATTGATGATACTTTAATTGTCATTTATTTTGAAAACAGTACTGATACCAATGCAAACATCATCGTCCAAACTCAAGGCCTGGTCAAAGCCATGCGGTACTTAGCCGATCATTATCACGTCAAAACGGCGAATGCCCTCGGTTACTCTAATGGTGGCTTAATTCTCAGCCGCTATGTCGCCGGCACTACTGCCAGTCAAGCAGTGCCGCTTCACGATCTCATGTTGTTAGGAACCCCCTTCTTGGGCACCAACGCTCGGCAACCGGATCGTACCTTATTCACGCCGTTATTGACCCATAAAAAGCGCTTCAAAACTTTACATGCAGTCATTAATATTGCTGGTGACACTGGTAATGGTAACGATCAAGTCGTCCCACTTAGTAGTGTGACAGCGGGTGGACAGCTCTTTATGAACGAAGCTAAGCGTTACACTGCCATGACCGTCACAAAAAAAGAAATCAGTCACACGAATTTGATTCAAGATCATTATTTAGCTCGGCTGGTGCGCCAAAATATTTTAAATCAATAA
- a CDS encoding asparaginase, which translates to MKKILVLHTGGTIAMSADAAGNMAPGAQNPLDSYENPFSGEIQLETEDIFNLPSPHMTPIQMLALKQRIAKAAHEGIDGVVVTHGTDTLEETAYFLDLTLPNELPVVVTGAMRSANEIGSDGLHNLETAIQTASTPDAADKGVLVVMNDEIHSARYVTKTHTTNVATFRTPTFGPIGLVAKHGIVFFESLLRSTVCPIETVADHVFLIKAYAGMGPELFEAIAQPTTNGVVIEALGAGNLPPVTLPAVQALIDQGIPVVLVSRCFNGIAQDVYDYEGGGVQLKKMGVIFCQGLNGQKARIKLLVGVSAGMAGAKLAHFVATANS; encoded by the coding sequence GTGAAGAAGATATTAGTGTTACATACGGGCGGCACGATTGCGATGTCAGCCGATGCTGCAGGAAATATGGCACCAGGGGCGCAAAATCCGTTGGATAGTTATGAAAATCCATTTAGTGGTGAAATCCAATTGGAAACGGAAGATATTTTTAATTTACCGTCACCGCACATGACCCCAATCCAGATGCTGGCACTGAAACAGCGCATTGCAAAGGCGGCCCATGAGGGAATTGACGGTGTGGTGGTGACCCATGGGACCGATACTTTGGAAGAAACCGCCTACTTTTTAGATTTAACATTACCAAATGAGTTGCCAGTTGTGGTAACTGGGGCCATGCGGTCGGCCAATGAGATTGGTTCCGATGGCCTGCACAATCTCGAAACCGCAATTCAAACGGCTAGTACCCCTGATGCTGCTGATAAAGGGGTCTTGGTAGTGATGAATGATGAAATTCATTCGGCCCGGTATGTGACTAAGACACATACCACGAATGTCGCCACATTTCGGACGCCAACCTTTGGTCCGATTGGGTTAGTGGCTAAGCATGGCATTGTGTTTTTTGAATCCTTATTACGTTCGACCGTCTGTCCGATTGAAACGGTGGCGGATCATGTTTTCTTGATTAAAGCGTATGCTGGTATGGGACCGGAATTATTTGAAGCTATTGCGCAACCAACGACTAATGGCGTGGTGATTGAAGCGCTAGGCGCAGGTAATTTACCACCAGTGACCTTACCTGCCGTTCAAGCGTTAATTGATCAGGGGATTCCAGTAGTGCTAGTTTCACGTTGTTTTAATGGTATCGCACAAGATGTTTATGATTACGAAGGTGGTGGCGTCCAATTGAAAAAGATGGGCGTGATTTTCTGTCAGGGCTTAAATGGGCAAAAAGCGCGGATTAAATTATTAGTCGGAGTTAGTGCTGGTATGGCTGGCGCTAAGCTGGCGCACTTTGTCGCTACGGCTAATTCATAA
- a CDS encoding ABC transporter ATP-binding protein — MTNNPIMTVTDLHKTYGKAGSKQYEALKGINFNVNAGEFVGIMGASGSGKTTLLNMLATLDQPTSGQVTINQQPITHLKGNQLADFRAKEIGFIFQDFNLLETMTAYENIALPLTLQNTPAKKIKPAVAAVATHLGINDFLTNYPNELSGGQKQRVAAARALINEPAILFGDEPTGALDSKSARELLDLFTTINAAQAVSILLVTHDPFSASYCQRILFIKDGQIGQELNRGTQTRQAFYQQVLDTLGTFEQ; from the coding sequence ATGACAAACAATCCAATCATGACGGTCACCGACCTTCACAAAACTTACGGCAAAGCCGGTAGTAAACAATACGAAGCTTTAAAAGGCATCAACTTCAACGTTAACGCTGGTGAATTCGTCGGCATCATGGGCGCTTCTGGCTCTGGGAAGACGACGTTACTCAATATGTTAGCGACCTTAGACCAACCAACTAGCGGGCAAGTCACCATTAATCAACAACCAATTACCCATTTAAAGGGCAATCAATTAGCTGATTTCCGGGCGAAAGAAATTGGGTTTATATTCCAAGACTTCAACTTGTTAGAAACGATGACCGCTTATGAAAATATCGCCTTACCATTAACGCTTCAAAATACACCGGCCAAAAAAATCAAACCAGCAGTGGCTGCTGTTGCCACCCATTTGGGTATCAACGACTTCTTAACGAACTATCCTAATGAACTGTCAGGCGGCCAAAAACAACGAGTAGCCGCCGCACGGGCGCTCATCAACGAGCCTGCCATCCTATTCGGTGATGAACCCACTGGGGCGTTGGATTCAAAATCAGCGCGCGAATTATTAGACCTATTTACCACCATCAACGCCGCACAAGCCGTTTCAATCTTGTTAGTCACTCACGATCCGTTTTCTGCCAGTTACTGTCAACGGATCTTATTCATCAAAGACGGGCAAATTGGGCAAGAATTAAACCGTGGGACCCAAACTAGACAAGCCTTTTATCAACAAGTACTCGATACTCTTGGCACATTCGAACAATAG
- a CDS encoding ABC transporter permease, translated as MLTKLAMTGFKHRWRDYLVLFSGLIMSSAIFYMFEALATNQTFLKQNTSISMVGIIFQFGSVLLTIITLVYIGYANSFLLSMRKRDYGLFMLVGARKGKIGQLIWLETLLVGITATIIGILVGLLLTAGISQLLIASLGLTLHHLSAWYFPAAVTTLLLYLGLFLLAGLFNLITLTKTPALKLLHSNDQPNRPQLKPIRQLIEVIIGLISIGVGYWSMAHLGDLQLAGIGIALVTIVVGTYLLFNAVFVWLVILLKRLPFAQRGLNGFTLSQLGFRIRNYTKILSIVAMLFALALGAITTGMGFHRQAPLMAAASNGYDMGLVNATTAEKQQVAKLHPTRQATYHFKVGKKAIYYQATDFNQQPFTTVESHGKDQLTFKSQSNNAQQFRKSTASYQLAQLQGSANQQLPAILVSAKTFAQLPQASKQLLVFATKDVTAQLPTLKQLARQQQQRDAGLKAENLGGRYGYYQLLNGMYSGLEFMGFFLGVAFLAMLASCLMFKILSGAAADRQRYQMLNKIGTRSAQQNQALAKEIGILFALPGIVGVVHVLFGLQMFKFLMVGSPYVGIWLPFVIFAVLYLSYYLITVHIYRRIVLH; from the coding sequence ATGTTAACCAAACTTGCTATGACCGGTTTTAAGCATCGTTGGCGCGATTATCTCGTCCTATTCTCCGGTTTAATTATGTCCAGCGCCATCTTCTATATGTTCGAAGCCTTGGCAACTAATCAAACTTTTCTCAAACAAAATACCAGTATTAGTATGGTCGGCATTATTTTCCAATTTGGTTCTGTCCTCCTGACCATCATTACCTTGGTCTATATCGGTTACGCCAATTCATTTTTGCTGAGTATGCGCAAACGTGACTATGGCCTCTTCATGTTAGTCGGCGCTCGCAAAGGTAAAATTGGCCAATTGATTTGGCTAGAAACCTTACTAGTCGGCATCACCGCGACCATCATCGGTATCCTGGTCGGACTATTATTAACGGCTGGAATCAGTCAATTATTAATCGCCAGCTTAGGGCTGACCTTACACCATTTGTCCGCTTGGTATTTTCCAGCGGCTGTCACAACCTTACTCCTCTATTTAGGGTTATTCTTATTAGCCGGTCTGTTCAACTTAATTACCTTAACCAAGACCCCGGCTTTGAAACTGTTACACAGTAATGACCAACCCAATCGTCCACAACTAAAACCAATTCGGCAACTAATTGAAGTCATCATTGGTCTCATCTCAATTGGCGTCGGCTACTGGTCAATGGCCCATTTAGGCGACCTACAACTAGCTGGTATTGGCATTGCGCTAGTCACGATTGTTGTCGGCACTTACTTGCTGTTCAATGCCGTTTTCGTTTGGCTAGTAATTTTATTAAAGCGGCTACCATTCGCGCAACGCGGTTTAAACGGCTTTACGTTATCACAACTCGGTTTCCGAATTCGTAATTACACTAAGATATTGTCGATTGTTGCGATGTTGTTTGCTTTGGCGTTAGGCGCAATCACAACTGGGATGGGCTTCCATCGCCAGGCACCGTTAATGGCCGCTGCTAGCAACGGCTACGATATGGGGCTCGTTAATGCCACTACTGCTGAAAAGCAACAAGTTGCTAAGCTACACCCAACACGTCAAGCAACTTATCACTTTAAAGTTGGTAAAAAAGCGATCTATTATCAAGCCACTGACTTTAATCAACAGCCGTTCACGACAGTTGAAAGCCATGGTAAAGATCAATTAACTTTCAAGTCACAATCGAATAATGCCCAGCAGTTTAGAAAATCGACTGCCAGCTATCAGCTTGCTCAACTTCAAGGTAGCGCTAATCAACAATTACCAGCAATCTTAGTTTCGGCTAAGACTTTTGCCCAATTACCGCAAGCTTCAAAACAATTATTAGTCTTTGCAACCAAGGACGTAACGGCCCAGTTACCGACTTTAAAGCAGTTAGCTCGGCAACAACAGCAACGTGATGCTGGCCTAAAAGCCGAAAACTTAGGTGGCCGTTATGGCTATTATCAGCTGCTTAACGGGATGTACTCTGGCTTAGAATTCATGGGCTTTTTCTTAGGGGTCGCTTTCTTAGCTATGCTAGCCAGTTGTCTGATGTTCAAAATCTTATCCGGGGCTGCAGCTGACCGACAACGTTATCAGATGTTAAACAAGATTGGCACCCGCTCAGCCCAACAGAATCAGGCGTTAGCTAAAGAAATTGGGATTCTCTTTGCCTTACCTGGTATTGTCGGGGTCGTGCATGTCTTATTCGGCCTGCAGATGTTCAAGTTTTTGATGGTTGGCTCACCTTATGTTGGCATCTGGTTACCATTCGTTATTTTTGCCGTCTTATATCTGAGCTATTACTTGATTACGGTCCACATTTATCGGCGCATTGTTTTGCATTAA
- a CDS encoding GntR family transcriptional regulator, with protein sequence MQFNFNSTEPIYLQVADQIEEAIFAQTFAEGEQIPSTTEISKEFHINPATVLKGMNILVDASLIEKRRGVGMFVIAGAQSRIVAKRRDQFYDDYIKNLVSEARKLHITKQELAQLIERGFSA encoded by the coding sequence ATGCAGTTCAACTTTAATAGTACTGAACCAATTTACTTGCAAGTCGCTGATCAAATCGAAGAAGCCATCTTCGCGCAAACCTTTGCTGAGGGGGAACAGATTCCTTCAACCACTGAAATTTCAAAAGAGTTTCATATTAATCCGGCCACTGTTTTAAAGGGTATGAACATCTTAGTCGATGCCAGCCTCATCGAAAAGCGGCGTGGGGTCGGCATGTTCGTTATTGCCGGCGCTCAAAGTCGGATTGTCGCAAAGCGCCGTGATCAATTTTACGATGACTACATTAAAAATCTCGTGAGTGAGGCCCGTAAGCTTCACATCACTAAACAAGAACTGGCACAACTAATCGAACGGGGGTTTTCAGCATAA
- a CDS encoding ABC transporter ATP-binding protein, with protein MGIQIQALNKRFHHQQILDNINLTIEPNKIYGLLGRNGAGKSTLLNIISNRIFADSGTLILDEEPLPDNDHVLNNIYLMSEVNLYNERTRLNKLFKTTALFYGSFDLAYATELADKFGLDLTSRFGKLSTGYRSIFKLIIALCVPVDYIFLDEPVLGLDANHRELFYQELLETYADRPRTFVISTHLIEEITNLIEHVFILNDHQITVNGDVSDILDRAYTITGPQKDVQQYTQGLNIIGEDHLGGITAHYVYGPLEDDRPLPDTVQLEHADLQKLFVNLTNTKEEAHAN; from the coding sequence ATGGGGATTCAAATTCAAGCGCTCAACAAGCGTTTCCATCATCAACAAATTCTAGACAATATTAATTTGACTATCGAGCCTAACAAGATTTATGGGCTCTTGGGCCGTAACGGCGCCGGCAAAAGCACTTTACTCAACATTATTAGCAATCGGATTTTTGCCGACAGTGGCACCCTCATTTTAGATGAGGAACCGCTACCCGATAATGATCACGTGTTAAATAATATCTATTTAATGAGTGAAGTTAATCTATACAATGAACGGACCCGGCTCAATAAGCTCTTCAAAACGACCGCCCTTTTCTACGGGAGCTTTGATTTGGCTTACGCGACAGAACTGGCCGATAAATTTGGCTTAGATTTGACTTCTCGGTTCGGTAAATTATCAACCGGTTATCGCTCAATTTTTAAATTAATTATTGCCTTGTGTGTCCCCGTCGATTACATTTTCTTAGATGAACCAGTACTCGGGTTAGATGCTAATCACCGCGAATTGTTCTACCAGGAACTGCTTGAAACCTATGCTGATCGACCACGGACATTTGTGATTTCAACCCACTTAATTGAAGAAATCACTAATTTAATCGAGCATGTTTTCATTTTAAACGACCACCAAATTACCGTTAATGGCGACGTTTCCGATATTTTGGACCGTGCTTATACCATCACTGGACCACAAAAAGATGTTCAACAATATACACAAGGGTTGAATATCATCGGTGAAGACCACCTCGGGGGTATTACCGCCCATTATGTTTATGGCCCGTTGGAAGATGATCGACCACTCCCAGATACCGTTCAGCTGGAACATGCTGACCTACAGAAATTGTTCGTTAACTTGACGAATACTAAGGAGGAAGCACATGCCAACTAA
- a CDS encoding ABC transporter permease produces the protein MPTKTRAVTRHLLKEYVQTLGWSYAIVLIVLVALPVLFSLLTGKISSYNFASSFANLNIGLIFGFVVFILYALTYDNFKLLIQNGISRKTYWQARLSSLIIFSLLGTLIAFIYNYGIAAPLLNTTLQSELNSTYYQPYSHFFGTQLLWNLLGNTLFTWIFFIALGTFGMAIGSIFALLTKFVRRLCFVVIPILGVFLLGFISSVTVTHLNDRYAFDGFANFVKFLVGYHAKNGYFNPWMPMATMIIGSVITAAIAYCFNQKLKIKN, from the coding sequence ATGCCAACTAAAACCCGGGCCGTGACTCGTCACTTACTAAAAGAATATGTGCAAACCTTGGGCTGGTCATACGCCATCGTCTTAATTGTCCTCGTAGCCTTACCGGTCCTATTTTCATTATTGACTGGCAAAATTAGCAGCTACAATTTTGCTAGTAGTTTTGCTAATTTAAATATCGGGCTGATTTTTGGCTTCGTGGTCTTCATTCTCTATGCGCTGACCTATGATAATTTCAAATTACTCATTCAAAATGGGATTTCGCGCAAAACATATTGGCAAGCACGCCTCAGTAGCCTAATTATCTTCAGTTTATTGGGCACGCTAATTGCTTTTATTTACAACTATGGCATCGCTGCCCCATTATTGAATACCACTTTACAGAGTGAATTAAATAGCACTTATTATCAACCCTACAGTCATTTTTTCGGGACACAACTGCTTTGGAATCTTCTCGGTAACACGCTGTTTACTTGGATTTTCTTCATCGCCTTAGGAACTTTTGGCATGGCAATTGGGAGCATCTTTGCCTTACTGACAAAGTTCGTTCGTCGACTTTGTTTCGTCGTCATTCCAATCCTTGGGGTCTTCTTGCTTGGGTTCATCTCATCAGTCACGGTGACACACCTAAATGACCGCTATGCTTTCGATGGCTTTGCTAATTTTGTTAAATTTCTCGTTGGTTATCATGCCAAAAACGGCTACTTCAATCCTTGGATGCCCATGGCCACGATGATCATTGGGAGTGTCATTACGGCTGCCATTGCTTACTGTTTCAATCAGAAGTTAAAAATTAAAAACTAA
- a CDS encoding MDR family MFS transporter, giving the protein MQSEKQLTSRRYWLFLSLGLVLFMATLDQTITTTALNGIVQELGHLDQSVWVITSFLLTSAVMTLIFGKLGDIFGRKRIIQLALGLFMIGSLLSGLSTSMLTLILARGFQGIGAGGLNSLVQAVLADLVPARQRGKYQALFGLISMVALIAGPVLGGYFVQYLTWRWIFFINLPIGVVAMVILGFKLTLPQSQSETMTIDYLGGGLATGMTTLTLMMVTLGGTTIAWLSLTMLGMLLGDLALIVGYLVVEQRAKASALTPLTLFHNGTFNLASLMFALSTAALFVAMVYVPMVAQQVFQVTTSRAGFEIIPTLVALIIGTMVAGMVIERTGKYKALPIIGALLMLGGFYGLSKLANSWSLMLWQIPVGLGIGIFTQISLLVGQNTVAVKDLGTATGVLNFFKTLGGAFGSAIFGVILTAQLARPALSHLQAFQAVFGWGLPLAGLLLVLSLFLKAEPLSDEVLTYDA; this is encoded by the coding sequence ATGCAATCAGAAAAACAGCTAACTAGTCGGCGTTATTGGCTCTTCTTATCTTTGGGATTAGTTTTATTTATGGCAACTTTGGATCAAACGATTACCACTACGGCCCTGAATGGGATTGTTCAGGAGTTAGGTCATTTGGATCAGTCGGTGTGGGTGATTACGAGTTTTCTCTTAACGAGTGCTGTGATGACGCTTATTTTTGGGAAATTGGGCGATATCTTTGGGCGTAAACGGATCATACAGCTGGCCCTAGGGCTATTTATGATTGGCTCGTTACTGAGCGGGTTGTCGACTTCGATGCTCACGTTAATTTTGGCACGTGGTTTTCAAGGCATCGGGGCCGGGGGCTTGAATTCACTGGTTCAGGCCGTATTGGCGGATCTAGTGCCTGCCCGTCAACGTGGGAAGTATCAGGCCTTATTTGGCTTAATTAGTATGGTGGCGTTAATTGCTGGGCCTGTATTAGGCGGTTATTTTGTACAGTACTTGACGTGGCGATGGATTTTCTTTATCAATTTGCCAATTGGTGTTGTCGCCATGGTTATTTTAGGGTTCAAGTTGACGTTGCCGCAATCACAGTCAGAGACGATGACGATTGACTATTTAGGCGGCGGTTTGGCGACTGGTATGACGACCCTAACGTTAATGATGGTCACGTTAGGGGGGACGACAATTGCTTGGCTGTCGCTAACCATGTTGGGCATGTTACTAGGTGATTTGGCCTTAATTGTCGGGTATTTGGTAGTTGAGCAGCGAGCGAAGGCCAGTGCGTTAACGCCATTAACCTTGTTCCATAATGGGACGTTTAACTTAGCCAGTTTGATGTTTGCGTTATCAACGGCCGCCTTGTTTGTCGCAATGGTCTATGTTCCAATGGTGGCTCAGCAAGTTTTCCAGGTGACGACTAGTCGAGCAGGTTTTGAGATTATCCCAACTTTAGTGGCGTTAATTATTGGGACGATGGTTGCAGGCATGGTGATTGAGCGCACGGGCAAGTATAAGGCATTGCCAATCATTGGGGCGTTACTGATGTTAGGCGGCTTTTACGGGTTATCAAAATTAGCCAACAGTTGGTCGCTGATGCTTTGGCAAATTCCGGTTGGCTTGGGGATTGGTATTTTTACGCAGATTTCGCTATTAGTCGGGCAAAATACAGTAGCGGTGAAGGATTTAGGTACGGCGACGGGCGTCTTGAACTTCTTTAAAACGTTAGGTGGTGCGTTTGGTTCGGCTATTTTCGGCGTCATTTTGACAGCGCAATTGGCTAGACCAGCGCTTAGTCACTTGCAGGCGTTTCAAGCGGTCTTTGGCTGGGGACTGCCATTAGCTGGATTATTATTAGTGCTTAGTTTGTTTCTCAAGGCGGAACCTTTATCTGATGAAGTTTTAACGTATGATGCATAG
- a CDS encoding TetR/AcrR family transcriptional regulator translates to MGKREAKKAAKRLEIFNVATKLFIKFGYDNVTTAEIAAQAHIAKKTLFQYFSSKENIIFDHETDLIDALIVALTAESNVWNAFVDFVRQAIMTPAPQQQALIPEALQLPQIIQASDVLTGRLLKMWDQDEQQLTGYFESLGYAAAPAQALAMTMINILRQLFATEIPFETLLAAHVDIANLIIATSTD, encoded by the coding sequence ATGGGAAAACGAGAAGCTAAAAAGGCCGCTAAACGGCTTGAAATATTTAATGTTGCCACGAAACTCTTTATTAAATTTGGTTATGACAACGTCACGACGGCTGAAATCGCCGCCCAGGCACACATTGCTAAAAAAACGTTATTTCAATATTTTTCGTCGAAAGAAAATATTATTTTTGATCATGAAACTGATCTCATTGACGCCTTAATTGTTGCATTGACCGCTGAAAGTAATGTCTGGAACGCCTTTGTCGATTTTGTTCGGCAAGCAATCATGACGCCTGCCCCTCAACAGCAGGCCCTCATCCCAGAAGCACTGCAACTTCCACAAATCATTCAGGCTAGCGACGTCTTAACGGGCCGCTTACTCAAGATGTGGGACCAAGACGAACAACAATTGACTGGTTATTTCGAATCGCTTGGCTATGCTGCAGCCCCCGCTCAGGCATTAGCAATGACCATGATTAACATCTTACGCCAACTATTTGCGACTGAGATACCCTTTGAAACTTTATTAGCAGCACACGTTGATATCGCTAACCTAATCATTGCCACATCGACTGATTAG
- a CDS encoding universal stress protein produces MLQEYKNILVPLDGSKQAEVALDKAVAVAKRNEAHVDVLAVIDPGQFGYNLAGLADGDITYQLVQDSETYLKAAVDKIKKAGFTDIEFHIRMGSPKPIISQDFVRDHHNDLIMMGATGLNAVERVLEGSVTTFVQRNALTDVIVVKTDLNNTQVKK; encoded by the coding sequence ATGTTACAAGAATATAAAAATATTTTAGTTCCTTTAGATGGTTCCAAGCAAGCGGAAGTTGCTTTAGATAAAGCGGTTGCGGTTGCGAAGCGTAATGAAGCGCATGTTGATGTTTTAGCAGTGATTGATCCCGGTCAGTTTGGGTATAACTTGGCAGGCTTAGCGGATGGTGATATCACGTATCAACTGGTTCAAGATTCAGAAACTTATTTAAAAGCGGCCGTTGACAAGATTAAAAAGGCTGGTTTTACAGATATTGAATTCCATATTCGAATGGGCAGTCCCAAACCGATCATCTCGCAAGATTTCGTACGGGATCACCATAATGATCTCATCATGATGGGAGCGACCGGGTTGAATGCAGTTGAACGGGTCTTAGAAGGTTCCGTAACGACTTTCGTGCAACGCAATGCTTTAACCGACGTGATTGTTGTCAAAACGGATTTGAATAATACCCAAGTTAAAAAATAA
- a CDS encoding GtrA family protein has translation MQLWQRYRSVLSYLIFGGLTTVVNFVVFWVFNDFVHWPVLVSNTMAWILSVLFAYVTNKIWVFDSKTPTLQAVLKEATSFFGFRLLSYFVDQGIMFVGITLLHGNPLIVKLLDQVIIVVMNWFFSKLFIFKDRGK, from the coding sequence ATGCAACTTTGGCAACGCTATCGGAGTGTGTTGTCGTATTTAATTTTTGGCGGTCTAACGACGGTCGTTAACTTTGTCGTTTTTTGGGTTTTCAATGATTTTGTTCATTGGCCCGTCCTCGTCAGCAATACTATGGCTTGGATTCTTTCCGTCCTTTTTGCCTATGTCACTAATAAAATCTGGGTTTTTGATTCTAAAACGCCTACCTTACAAGCAGTGCTTAAAGAAGCAACGTCATTTTTTGGCTTTCGCCTTTTGAGTTACTTCGTTGACCAAGGCATTATGTTTGTGGGCATTACCTTGTTACATGGTAATCCGCTAATCGTCAAATTACTTGACCAGGTCATCATTGTTGTCATGAATTGGTTCTTTAGCAAGCTCTTCATCTTTAAAGACCGTGGTAAGTAA
- a CDS encoding MalY/PatB family protein has protein sequence MDQAAFIEQYATNRLNTNSLKWDALAERYGDKDLIAMWVADMEFKVPTAVTDALTARVAHGIYGYSYTPDSYYEAFFKWEQDRHGLTLQKDWLRFGTGVVNSLYALVNTYTQPGDGVLILTPVYYPFFNAIQDNHRQLVTSELTNTAGHYTIDFDDVERKIKANEVRLFIQCSPHNPVGRIWTAAEETRLLALCEQYHVLVISDEIHQDIEIDPINHPFVSALTVANGRFADRVIVVNSPSKTFNVACLLNSHVIIPNDALRQRYDAFNTRNNQTEVNVLGQTAGEAAYRSGAAWLDQILAIVRDNYHYLRTELAAHAPKIIVAELQGTYLTWLDIRGYIAPEYTREFIQAKCGLAVDFGEWFSANDQGFVRLNLATDPKYVQRAVQNIITCLDQLTK, from the coding sequence ATGGATCAGGCAGCGTTTATTGAACAATATGCGACGAATCGTTTGAATACCAATTCGTTAAAATGGGACGCATTAGCGGAACGTTACGGGGATAAGGATTTAATTGCAATGTGGGTGGCAGATATGGAGTTTAAGGTGCCAACAGCAGTCACGGATGCGTTAACTGCGCGGGTGGCGCACGGTATCTATGGCTATTCGTATACGCCAGATAGTTATTACGAGGCATTTTTCAAGTGGGAACAAGATCGGCATGGCTTGACGTTGCAAAAGGATTGGCTACGGTTTGGGACCGGCGTTGTGAACTCGTTGTATGCATTGGTGAACACATATACCCAACCGGGTGATGGCGTCTTAATATTAACGCCGGTATATTATCCGTTCTTTAATGCGATCCAAGATAACCATCGTCAGTTAGTGACTTCAGAGTTAACGAATACAGCGGGACATTACACGATTGATTTTGATGACGTGGAACGTAAAATTAAAGCAAACGAAGTGCGGTTATTTATTCAATGTTCGCCGCATAATCCAGTTGGCCGTATTTGGACAGCAGCGGAAGAGACGCGATTATTGGCGTTATGTGAGCAATATCATGTCTTAGTTATTTCAGATGAAATTCACCAAGATATTGAAATTGATCCAATCAATCATCCGTTTGTGTCTGCTTTAACAGTTGCGAATGGTCGCTTTGCCGACCGCGTGATTGTTGTGAACTCGCCGTCAAAAACTTTTAATGTGGCTTGTCTACTCAATTCACACGTGATTATCCCTAACGATGCTTTGCGGCAACGATATGATGCCTTTAATACCCGTAACAATCAAACCGAAGTTAATGTTCTAGGCCAAACGGCGGGGGAAGCGGCCTATCGGTCTGGTGCGGCGTGGTTGGATCAAATTTTAGCCATTGTGCGCGATAACTATCACTACTTACGAACCGAATTAGCGGCGCATGCGCCTAAGATTATCGTCGCCGAGTTGCAGGGGACTTATCTTACCTGGTTGGATATTCGGGGCTACATTGCGCCGGAATATACCCGCGAATTTATTCAAGCCAAGTGCGGCCTTGCGGTTGATTTTGGTGAGTGGTTCAGCGCCAATGATCAAGGCTTTGTCCGGTTAAATTTGGCGACTGACCCGAAATATGTTCAGCGGGCGGTCCAAAATATCATTACCTGTTTAGATCAATTAACGAAATAA